In the genome of Salmo trutta chromosome 39, fSalTru1.1, whole genome shotgun sequence, the window ctagcaaggtggctaacattagctaggctatgggttagggttaagggttaatgttaggtttaAGTTTGGGAGTTAGGctaaagggttaaagttagggttagggaaagggttagctaaaagggataaggttaggattaggggaagggttagctatccATGGggagatttgaacttgcaaccttcggGTTGCTAGATGTTCATGTTATACGCCTATCTGTACACCCCGACCATGCACGCTACTTTCATTTTTgccgtagccctttcctgcagtcaaatgacctagttgCCTCAGGGGTGGAATGTTatgaatatttttcataattaataaacagacAAAGATcctgtgtttctatgtttctatgtcaaacattattattattatttcagtcttctgtggtgtatataaagtgtaatattgtaactcaaactcaaaatgtaatacatttcaactctatatgtgacatggtacaggtatcttctttttttaagcccataaccatgtgtgtgaggtggatacttttgtttcaaagtagatttgtttaagactaccaagaaacactttgTGTGACCCAGATTTCACCCACTGCAGTAAATTAAGTAACCATCTGtattatgtaaccataccaaacgtaacatatcatattaatTTTAGCGttccagatttacatttactatgttacgtctagcctatgagaccaggctgctggCACAGGCTCATCAGGCTGCCACCTCAGCACAATACCCCCCACTCACATTGCTGTGGATCCTTATTGGCAAATCCCCCTGAATCATCACTGGGGTTTACTGACCCATTGTTCAGACTTTTTAGCCCACATGCCCATTGACCACCACCTGCACCCACCTTTTACCCCACCCCAAACAGACTCCCCAGCTCCCCCCTGCCTCCCAATCCAAATAATCTCTGTATTGATGTTAGGAATCATCGGGTGGCTTCATGACAAAATACAAAAGAGTGATACGGTATTATTGTTGTATCTCTTCCTGAATGTTCCTCGTAAGAGGCGGCTGGTGGGCGAACAGCGGCAGGGTCAAATTTCAATTGGTCGCGTGTGGTCACACGAGGGCACGTCAGGACACAAACACTGTACACAAGATTTAGTTGACCTCATATGACCGAGGGATGTCACCATGACTACACACTTACTGTCCTACACAGTCTGGTTGCTCTCAAAAACATCTCACCAAataccagcctggtctcatagactagacgtaagaTAGTgaatgtaaatccaggacactcaaattataatgatatgttaagtttggtatggttacttaagacagatggttagttaaggcaaaaacaaaagtagaGTGGTTGGATCGGCGTATAACTCGCATTGCAACTACATTGGAACCCTAACCTTAATACTttcagctaacccttcccctaaccctaacctggggcggcaggtagcctagtggttagagcgttggactagtaaccaaaaggttgcagcTCATTTGGTATGCCAATTGACGGTCTTGATGCACTCCTTCTAGTCTATACAATGCAGCTTACCACATTCATGTGGTGTTTGAAATTACAATTCATGCTGGATTTGTATGTGTTGAGATTCTATTGAGTAGATACGATGGGACAGGCAATGTGTACCCAAAAAGCTTGCTGGCACTCTCTTCTACTGTGGGAACTTACCTCAAGCGCTCTGATGATGTCACACAATGGTGAAAATGTAGCACAATTAAAGATAATGTCATAGTTTCCAGAAACTACACATTTTACAGTGTGCTGTCAAATCTATCTATATGGACCGGTACCATTGATGGCACTACAGAGCCCCACATGCAATCAAGACATATCAAGAGAAAAGGAAGTAGAGTGGAAAAGAAAGGAAGTAAAAAGTCAGATGCCTTCTGATTGGCTGTTGAGCATAACAATGTCtttatttgatcaccctgttgcaggaaattaaaaacttgtagtgtatttgagttttaaaaaggcttctgaagtttgtaatttccacttgattttcccttacaaaatgtccattaattataatccacataataattaatatttcctgttgctgcagtattattttcctgctgtagcaacctgactcaaattaaaatcctacatctgtatgacaTGAATGGTCTAAAAGTCCTGGACGCGGCGGAGGGAGCCCACGTTGGCCTGCATGCCCCCCCACTCGGTGTGGCGTCTGTACTCGCCCCTTTCCAGCAGGTGCTGGTGCCCCCTGTAGTTGGGGTGCTCGTAGAAGACCCAGGCGCCGTCCAGCACGTTGGCAGAGTGCACCTCGCGGTGTCGGAAACGCTCAGACAAGTTGGGGCTGTCCTCACTGAACTCAATCATCTGACCGGCAAAGTCGGGGCGCTCGTACACGCGGATCCTGTGCATGCCAGTGGTCTACAACAAAGTGGAGCACAGTTCCAAACTTCATCTGAACAATATCCCTAGGGATCAATCAGCTGTGTCATTATACCTGGGATATCGGTGTCCTCATACGGGACACCAACATCAGGTTTCAACAGATCAAAAGACCAATGTTAGAATGGAAATGGATGCACTATAATtattacatttgtgtgtgtgtgtgtgcgtgtgtgtgtgtgtgtgtgtgtgtgtgtgtgtgtatgttcgtgtgtgtgcatgcatgtctgtGTAGATCCATGAATGAGTAATCAGCATGTACCACTACCACGCACAAATCACCTCAGTGGCTTGACTTACATGTCTGATAATCCGGCAGGACCTGATGGTGTCGTTGTAGCCCATCCAGCGCTGGTAGTCGGGGTACTCTCCCCTGGTCAGGATGTACTGAGAGCCCATGTAGTTGGGTTTCTCGTAGACCACCCAGGCACCACTCTCCACCCTGATGGAGTTGCAGCGGCTGAAATGAGAGCTCAGTTCGGGGCAGTCGCTGCTGCACTCATAGTGGAGGCCCTGGAAGTTCCGGTCCTCATAGAAGAAGATCTGCACAAAGGATTGTTGTCTTTTAAAAACggttactttaaaaaaaaggagggaggaacacacacacacacacacacacacacacacacacacacacacacacacacacacacacacacacacacacacacacacacacacacacacacacacagccacctacaGTACCTTCCCCTGCATGCGGTCCATGTTTGGATTATTCTTTTTAATACTATTCTACACACAATCAAAAATATCCCTCTAGACATACACGGTAATGTAAGGACACTGCCCTGGGGGAGTTTTATATATGTATGACATGGAAATGCATGGCCAGTGGAATCATTGTCATTCAAATGTGCACCACTATTAACTAGGGCACAACAGCTGATGCTGTGTTTGTTTTAAAACACTGCGGCTTCATGCCAAGTTTAATGATCTGTTGTATAGATGCTGACCTTTTGATCCTACAGAGCCTGATTCCAGAATCTTTTTAATTTATCCAATAAAATTGTTGCCAGCGGTGAGCAGCAGTTACTAGAACATAGCTATTAGTCTGAATACACTGTAGTCTCTGATAGTTCCAGTTTGCTGTCTGTAACACTTTACCTAAAGCCAGCTGCTATAATGCCTTATGATGTAGTTATAATGCATTGTAAGACTTgaaataagaaggaaagaaattcctcaaattaacttttgacaaggcaaacctgttaattgaaatgcattccaggtgactacctcatgaagctggttgagagtatgccaagagtgtgcaaagctgtcatcaagacaaagggtggctactttgaagaatctcaaatataaaatatatttttatttctttaacacttttttgctttctatatgtttccatatgtgttatttcatcattttgatgtcttcacaattattctacaatgtagaaaatagtacaaattaagaaaaaccctgaaatgagtacgtgtgtccaatcttttgactgggactatacagttgaagtcggaagtttacatacacttaggttggagtcattataacttgtttttcaaccactccacaaatttcttgttaacaaactatagttttgacaagtcggttaggatatctactttgtgcatggcacaagtaataTTTGCaccaattgcttacagacagattatttcacttataattcaccgtatcacaattccagtgggtcagaagtttacatacactaagttgactgtgtctttaaacagcttggaaaattccagaaaatgatgtcatggctttagaagcatttgataggctaattgacataatttaggGTCAATTGGaagggtgtacctgtggatgtatttcaaggcctaccttcaaactcattgcctctttgattgaaatcatgggaaaatcaaaagaaatcagccaagacctcagcaaatacattgtagacctccacaagtctggttcatcattgggagcaatttccaaacgcctgaaggtaccacgttcatctgtacaaacaatagtacgctacaataaacacgttctgtctcctagagatgaacgtactttggtgcgaaaagtgcaaatcaatcccagaacaacagcaaaggaccttgtgaagatgctggaggaaacgggttcaaaagtatctatatccacagtaaaacgagtcctatatcgacataacctgaaaggccgctcagcaaggaagaagccactgctccaaaaccgccataaaaaagccagactacggtttgcaactgcacatgaggacaaagattgtactttttggagaaatgtcctctggtttgatgaaacaaaaa includes:
- the LOC115179221 gene encoding gamma-crystallin S-1-like — translated: MDRMQGKLFFKVTVFKRQQSFVQIFFYEDRNFQGLHYECSSDCPELSSHFSRCNSIRVESGAWVVYEKPNYMGSQYILTRGEYPDYQRWMGYNDTIRSCRIIRHTTGMHRIRVYERPDFAGQMIEFSEDSPNLSERFRHREVHSANVLDGAWVFYEHPNYRGHQHLLERGEYRRHTEWGGMQANVGSLRRVQDF